A window of bacterium genomic DNA:
CAAACTTCAGCACAAATTCCGCAGCCTTTACAATAGTCATAGTTAATTCCCGAAACCTTCGGCTCACCATTAACTTCCTTCAAAATTATTGAAGAATCCGGGCAATACAACCAGCACAAGAAGCAATTCGTGCATTTATTGGGATCCCAGACAGGCTTTTGGGTTCTCCAACTCCCTGTTTTAAACTCCTGGGATGTGGGAACTTTTTCTATAATTGCGCCTTCAGGTAATTCTTTCCATCCTTTCTTTTTCATAAACCCTTAACCTCCTGGTAGGCCTTGTGAATGGCCTTTATATTGCCTTCAACCACATGGGGTTTATACTTCATCTTTAGCCTTGATTCAACAGCCTCAACGAATTTTTCAAAATCCATAAGATTCAAAACACGAATCAAAGCGCCGAGCATCGGTGTATTAGGAAGATTACGCCCGAGAATTTCTTCAGATATACCTGAAGCATCCACAGTGTAAACTTTACCCGGAAGCCCATATTTTTCTTTAATGGCTTTAGGATCTAAGGAAGAATTTACAATGAACACTGTACTCTCATCT
This region includes:
- a CDS encoding 4Fe-4S binding protein; its protein translation is MKKKGWKELPEGAIIEKVPTSQEFKTGSWRTQKPVWDPNKCTNCFLCWLYCPDSSIILKEVNGEPKVSGINYDYCKGCGICAEVCPPKIKAIHMEKEEF
- a CDS encoding 2-oxoacid:acceptor oxidoreductase family protein — encoded protein: MVEIRWHGRGGLGAKTAALLFGEAMMHSGMYVQAFPEYGPERRGAPVTAYNRIDDKPIRIHYGVENPDAVCVLDPTLLTTDQVKEGVDESTVFIVNSSLDPKAIKEKYGLPGKVYTVDASGISEEILGRNLPNTPMLGALIRVLNLMDFEKFVEAVESRLKMKYKPHVVEGNIKAIHKAYQEVKGL